A section of the Festucalex cinctus isolate MCC-2025b chromosome 7, RoL_Fcin_1.0, whole genome shotgun sequence genome encodes:
- the LOC144022495 gene encoding protein tyrosine phosphatase type IVA 3-like produces MNRPAPVELCHNHMRFLITHNPTDSTLGSFTEDLKRFGVTTVVRVCDITYDKTPLEKDGITVVDWPFDDGAPPPSVLVDDWLNLLKKKFQEEPGCCVAVHCVAGLGRAPVLVALALIESGMKYEDAIQLIRQKRRGAINSKQLTYLEKYRSKQRLRFKDSHTHKNKKCSTM; encoded by the exons ATGAACCGTCCAGCCCCAGTGGAACTGTGCCACAACCACATGCGATTTCTTATTACACATAACCCAACAGACAGCACGCTCGGCTCCTTCACAGAG GACCTGAAGCGATTCGGGGTCACGACAGTGGTTCGAGTCTGTGACATCACGTATGACAAAACGCCACTGGAGAAAGACGGCATTACTGTGGTG GATTGGCCATTTGACGATGGTGCCCCGCCCCCGAGCGTACTAGTCGATGATTGGTTGAATTTGCTGAAGAAGAAGTTTCAGGAGGAACCTGGATGCTGCGTGGCTGTTCACTGCGTGGCAGGCCTCGGAAG GGCTCCTGTGCTGGTCGCGCTGGCTTTGATAGAGAGCGGAATGAAGTATGAAGATGCTATTCAACTGATCCGGCA gAAGCGTCGTGGAGCAATCAACAGTAAACAACTAACTTACCTGGAGAAGTATCGATCCAAGCAACGACTCCGCTTTAAAGACTCTCACACCCACAAGAACAAGAAGTGTAGCACTatgtga